The following are from one region of the Salvelinus fontinalis isolate EN_2023a chromosome 5, ASM2944872v1, whole genome shotgun sequence genome:
- the LOC129856059 gene encoding gastrula zinc finger protein XlCGF49.1-like yields the protein MSSASYCPPAKKEVCWKEKEGIWLNVVVKEEDEEEDVTVNEEVEGEAVTEKEGEENDYTFSGVNEGEITVILKEEEREEEETEDLSNTRERPDSPSDSRKSPSGKPDPETSKPARRHHCSQCGKSFTQLGSLRTHKRIHTGEKPYPCSQCRMTFTQLGSLQTHERGHTGEKLFQCSHCGKSFGQVGNLNKHERTHTGKKMYRCSQCGERFTRLRYLKEHERIHTNTQEEKTYHCSHCGKTFSQSENLKTHERIERLCSDLCF from the exons atgagctcAGCAAGCTACTGCCCTCCTGCTAAAAAAGAGGTCTGCTGGAAGGAGAAAGAAGGTATTTGGCTGAAcgttgtcgtgaaagaggaggatgaagaggaggatgtcacagtaaacgaagaagtagagggtgaggctgttacagagAAAGAAGGGGAAGAAAACGATTATACTTTTTCTGGAGTGAATGAAGGAGAGATAACTGTCAtattgaaggaggaggagagggaagaagaggagacagAAGATCTGAGTAACACCA gagagagaccagactctCCTTCTGACAGCAGGAAGAGTCCTTCAGGGAAACCAGACCCCGAGACGTCCAAACCAGCAAGACGAcatcactgctcccagtgtggaaagagttttactcagttagGGAGCCTGAGAACACATAAGAgaatacacactggagagaagccttaccccTGTTCCCAATGTCGAATGACGTTTACCCAGTTAGGGAGCCTGCAAACGCATGAGAGGGGACACACAGGGGAAAAGCTTTTCCAATGTTCccattgtggaaagagttttggccaggtaggaaacctgaacaagcatgagaggacacacacaggtaaGAAGATGTAccgctgctcccagtgtggagaGAGATTTACCCGGTTAAGGTACCTGAAAGAGCATGAAAgaatacatacaaatacacaggaggagaagacataccactgctctcatTGTGGAAAGACCTTTTCCCAGTCAGAGAACCTGAAAACACATGAGAGAATCGAGAGGCTGTGTTCTGACTTGTGTTTTTGA